The genomic region GGAACCACGAGCGTCATGAGTGAAGGAACCATGCAGCTACGAGCACAGCGAGACCAGCGCAATCAGCGAGCGAAGCGACTCCACCGCGTCCTTGTCTGCGCGGCCGCCGTCCCCGTGGTGCTGGTCGCCGCCGGCTGCTCCTCGGACTCCGGCTCCGGCGACAGCACGGACAAGGCCGCCAAGGCCGCCGCCTCGGCGTCCGCGAGCCCGTCGCCGACCGTGCAGGCGGCGGCGTACGGCAAGCTTCCGGAGGCCTGCAAGACGCTGTCGAAGAAGACGCTGAAGGACCTCGTCCCGGAGAGCAAGTCCGGCAAGGAGGGCAAGTCGGACGACATCTCGGCCCGCGCCAACTGCTCCTGGAACAGCCTCGACAACAACGGCGTCAAGGGCTCGCAGTTCCGCTGGCTGAACGTGTCGATGCTGCGCTTCGAGTCGGACGTCACCCGCGGCCCGGCCGACAAGCAGGCCCAGGAGTACTTCGAGAAGCAGGTCCAGGACGCCCAGGCCGTGGAGGGCGCCAAGAGCACCAAGTCGGAGCCGGTGCCGGGGACCGGCGACG from Streptomyces chartreusis NRRL 3882 harbors:
- a CDS encoding DUF3558 family protein: MSEGTMQLRAQRDQRNQRAKRLHRVLVCAAAVPVVLVAAGCSSDSGSGDSTDKAAKAAASASASPSPTVQAAAYGKLPEACKTLSKKTLKDLVPESKSGKEGKSDDISARANCSWNSLDNNGVKGSQFRWLNVSMLRFESDVTRGPADKQAQEYFEKQVQDAQAVEGAKSTKSEPVPGTGDEATAVRYELKKKEGTFKQQTVVARVENVVVTLDYNGAGLAGDKSPSADDLMKDAKKAAKEAVAAVSDANGAGGGKASGAPSKSPSKSPSKSASKDASEEPAKEASESPSKKPAAKS